A genome region from Paradevosia shaoguanensis includes the following:
- a CDS encoding molybdopterin-dependent oxidoreductase yields the protein MHLFASHLGTFEVEHDAAGQPSLRPFRLDPDPSPVGMAYLDLARHPSRILSPMVRRSWLEAPTDPATRRGRGFDDYVAVGWDQAARLVADTLARTRDRLGNEGVFGGSYGWASAGRFHHAQSQLKRFLNLTGGFTSAVNTYSYGAAGVLLPHVLGADYKDACDTAPSWSDIAASCRLLVGFGGFRLSNAQVEAGGTGSHRAAPALRDYVSNGGRMVVFSPSAADAPEGAEHHFLRPNTDTAVMLGLCHTLLVRGRADHDFLARCTMGFELFARYLLGEDDGAPKSAAWASAISGVPEAVITGLALELADTPSLINLSWSLQRARFGEQPYWAAIALASMAGYVGERGCGFAFGLTAVNSVGQPVRRLKGPSFEQGRNPVGHYIPVARITELLEGEHRTIAYNGRILPLPKIGLVWWAGGNPFHHHQDLGRLARAFRNPETVIVTDSVWTATARHADIVLPAALPFERNDIAASSRDNWLVYSRQVLPPPDNVLTDHDGLRRIARVMGLEEDFSEGRSEAEWVVHLYDGYRARYPELPSAETFFVEGYAGLDIDATAPAPADHFRAFVTDPAARPLRTRSGLIELFSETVAGFDYADHPGHPSWMQPEECLLSPLATKHGFHLLSPQPSTRLHSQLHGAGPSQSAKRDGLERVEINPGDARELGLAEGDVAEIYNERGRIWASVALAPHLMERVLVLPTGGWFDPVDGIDRGGNPNTLTAIRPTSTLAQATAPNSCLVSIRRADPRETA from the coding sequence ATGCACCTCTTCGCCAGCCACCTGGGTACATTCGAGGTAGAGCACGACGCAGCCGGCCAGCCGAGCCTGCGTCCGTTCCGGCTCGACCCCGATCCGTCGCCGGTAGGCATGGCCTATCTCGACCTGGCGCGGCATCCCTCACGCATCCTGTCGCCGATGGTGCGGCGGAGCTGGCTGGAGGCGCCGACCGATCCGGCGACACGACGGGGGCGCGGGTTCGACGACTATGTTGCGGTGGGCTGGGACCAGGCGGCCAGGCTGGTGGCAGATACGCTGGCGCGCACGCGGGACCGGCTGGGCAACGAGGGTGTCTTCGGCGGTTCTTATGGCTGGGCCAGCGCGGGGCGGTTTCACCATGCGCAGAGCCAGCTGAAGCGTTTCCTCAATCTCACGGGCGGTTTCACTTCGGCGGTCAACACCTATAGCTACGGCGCGGCCGGGGTGCTGCTGCCGCATGTGCTCGGGGCGGACTACAAGGATGCGTGCGATACGGCGCCATCGTGGAGCGATATCGCCGCTTCGTGCCGCCTGCTCGTGGGGTTCGGCGGGTTCCGCCTGAGCAATGCGCAGGTGGAGGCCGGAGGCACGGGTTCGCATCGCGCGGCTCCTGCGTTGCGGGACTATGTGAGCAATGGCGGGCGGATGGTGGTGTTTTCGCCCAGCGCCGCGGATGCGCCGGAGGGCGCCGAGCACCATTTCCTCAGGCCCAATACCGATACGGCGGTGATGCTCGGGCTTTGCCATACGCTGCTGGTGCGCGGACGGGCAGACCATGATTTCCTTGCGCGCTGCACGATGGGTTTCGAGCTGTTTGCGCGCTATCTGCTTGGGGAAGACGATGGCGCGCCGAAGTCTGCAGCCTGGGCGTCGGCGATTTCGGGGGTTCCGGAAGCCGTGATTACCGGGCTCGCGCTGGAGCTTGCCGACACGCCGAGCCTCATCAACCTGAGCTGGTCGCTGCAGCGGGCCCGGTTCGGCGAGCAGCCCTATTGGGCGGCGATCGCACTGGCTTCGATGGCGGGGTATGTCGGTGAGCGCGGTTGCGGCTTTGCCTTCGGACTCACGGCCGTCAATTCGGTGGGCCAGCCGGTGCGGCGCCTCAAGGGGCCGTCATTCGAGCAGGGGCGCAATCCGGTGGGGCACTATATTCCGGTGGCCCGGATCACCGAACTGCTCGAGGGTGAGCACCGGACCATCGCTTACAACGGCCGCATCCTGCCGTTACCGAAAATCGGGCTGGTCTGGTGGGCTGGCGGCAATCCGTTCCATCATCATCAGGATCTAGGCCGGCTGGCGCGCGCGTTCCGCAATCCGGAGACGGTCATCGTCACGGATTCGGTGTGGACGGCGACGGCGCGGCACGCCGATATCGTACTGCCCGCCGCCCTGCCCTTCGAGCGGAACGATATTGCCGCTTCTTCGCGCGACAATTGGCTGGTCTATTCGCGCCAGGTGCTGCCGCCGCCGGACAATGTGCTGACCGACCACGATGGCCTGAGGCGCATTGCGCGGGTCATGGGGCTTGAAGAGGATTTTTCCGAAGGTCGGTCGGAGGCCGAGTGGGTGGTGCATCTCTATGATGGCTATCGTGCGCGCTATCCCGAGCTACCCTCGGCGGAGACGTTCTTTGTCGAGGGCTATGCCGGGCTCGATATCGACGCCACCGCGCCAGCCCCGGCGGATCACTTCCGGGCCTTTGTGACCGATCCCGCCGCGCGACCGCTGCGCACGCGGTCCGGCCTTATCGAGCTGTTTTCGGAGACGGTTGCGGGTTTCGACTATGCCGATCATCCGGGGCACCCGAGCTGGATGCAGCCGGAGGAATGCCTGCTCTCCCCGCTGGCGACGAAGCACGGCTTTCATCTCCTGTCGCCCCAGCCGAGCACGCGGCTGCATAGCCAGTTGCATGGCGCGGGACCCAGCCAGAGTGCGAAGCGCGACGGGTTGGAGAGAGTCGAGATCAATCCGGGCGATGCCCGTGAGCTTGGGCTTGCGGAAGGCGATGTCGCGGAGATCTACAACGAGCGTGGCCGGATATGGGCCAGCGTGGCGCTGGCGCCGCACCTGATGGAGCGCGTGCTGGTGCTGCCGACGGGTGGATGGTTCGATCCGGTCGACGGGATCGATCGGGGCGGCAATCCCAATACGCTCACCGCCATCCGGCCAACCTCGACACTGGCGCAGGCGACGGCCCCCAATTCCTGTCTCGTATCCATCCGACGCGCCGATCCAAGGGAAACAGCATGA
- a CDS encoding CMD domain-containing protein, whose amino-acid sequence MNADVLNTLAGLAPESELAAIRARRPEFVDGAENCRAAVIEPKVDVGLGLPLRSALAARMARLNGDERLAAHYRAGMPGDDAELALIADGGFPQGADRRLRAILRHVDFITVAPRACTRNDTERLVTEGLTVPEVVALAELIGFLNFEVRILATLDLLRDTP is encoded by the coding sequence ATGAACGCAGACGTCCTCAATACCCTTGCCGGGCTGGCCCCGGAATCCGAGCTGGCGGCCATAAGGGCGCGGCGGCCCGAATTCGTCGATGGCGCGGAGAATTGCCGCGCGGCGGTGATCGAGCCCAAGGTCGATGTGGGCCTGGGTCTGCCGCTTCGGTCGGCGTTGGCGGCACGCATGGCGCGGCTCAACGGCGATGAGCGGCTGGCGGCGCATTATCGCGCCGGTATGCCGGGGGACGATGCGGAGCTTGCGCTCATTGCCGATGGTGGTTTCCCGCAGGGCGCGGATCGGCGGCTGCGCGCGATATTGCGCCATGTCGATTTCATCACCGTGGCGCCGCGGGCCTGCACGCGCAACGATACCGAGCGGCTTGTTACCGAGGGGCTGACAGTGCCCGAAGTGGTGGCGCTGGCCGAACTCATCGGCTTCCTCAATTTCGAGGTCCGCATCCTTGCCACTCTCGACCTGTTGAGGGATACGCCATGA
- a CDS encoding peroxidase-related enzyme (This protein belongs to a clade of uncharacterized proteins related to peroxidases such as the alkylhydroperoxidase AhpD.): MTEMSNFKVKALTWHPYLPPVEIADATPEQLAAMQITPSSGKVSPYVRTLAHDPDSYVTRTQLFNDIMYVKGGLDRAERELGALIASCINGCVYCASVHARRFIELTGNTETVERIYRFGLHETESPRVRAIIDFCEALSITPPSARPEHVTALREQGLDDADILDLAHSAAIFGWANRLMHTLGHSR; the protein is encoded by the coding sequence ATGACCGAGATGAGCAACTTCAAGGTCAAGGCCCTGACCTGGCACCCCTACCTGCCGCCGGTGGAAATTGCCGATGCGACGCCCGAGCAATTAGCGGCGATGCAGATCACGCCTTCGAGCGGCAAGGTTTCGCCCTATGTGCGCACGCTGGCGCACGACCCCGACTCGTATGTGACGCGCACGCAGCTCTTCAACGACATCATGTATGTGAAGGGCGGGCTCGACCGCGCCGAGCGGGAGCTCGGAGCGCTCATTGCCTCGTGCATCAATGGCTGCGTCTATTGCGCGTCGGTTCACGCGCGGCGGTTCATCGAACTGACGGGCAATACCGAGACCGTGGAGCGCATCTATCGGTTCGGGCTGCACGAAACGGAAAGTCCGCGGGTGCGGGCGATCATCGATTTCTGTGAGGCGCTTTCAATCACCCCGCCCTCGGCCCGGCCCGAACATGTGACGGCGCTGCGGGAACAGGGACTGGACGACGCGGACATACTCGATCTGGCGCATTCGGCGGCCATATTCGGCTGGGCCAACCGGTTGATGCACACACTCGGGCACTCGCGCTGA
- a CDS encoding GNAT family N-acetyltransferase yields the protein MDRLETARLILRRPKASDLGGYVHYCQSDRSVFVGGPFDRVRAFEKLAGMIGHWDLRGFGRYVFALKANDRPIGHVGALQLDDAASPELSWTIWDSGDEKHGYAFEAGQAYLAHAPRAYGFPSLLAQVDRENLPSRKLAERLGGILAPNARAPEWAPNSVTYDFVF from the coding sequence ATGGACAGGCTCGAAACCGCCAGATTGATCCTCCGACGCCCCAAGGCCTCAGACCTTGGTGGCTATGTCCACTACTGCCAGAGCGACCGCTCGGTTTTCGTCGGCGGTCCGTTCGATCGCGTTCGCGCCTTCGAGAAACTCGCCGGCATGATCGGGCACTGGGACCTGCGAGGCTTCGGCCGCTACGTCTTCGCCCTCAAGGCCAATGACCGTCCCATCGGCCATGTTGGTGCCCTGCAGCTCGATGACGCCGCATCGCCCGAACTGAGCTGGACCATCTGGGATAGCGGCGACGAAAAGCACGGCTACGCCTTCGAAGCCGGCCAGGCCTACCTCGCCCACGCGCCGCGCGCTTATGGCTTCCCGTCGCTGCTCGCCCAGGTCGATCGCGAGAACCTGCCGTCCCGCAAGCTCGCCGAACGCCTCGGCGGCATCCTGGCCCCAAACGCAAGGGCGCCCGAATGGGCGCCCAATTCCGTGACCTACGATTTCGTGTTCTAG
- a CDS encoding NAD-dependent epimerase/dehydratase family protein, with the protein MTKIIVLGGDGFCGWPTALQLSSEGHDVLIVDNLSRRRIDGELGVQSLTPIADMPERIAAWERVTGKTLGFANIDIAHDYDALRDLLAAERPQTVVHFAEQRAAPYSMRDAGHKRYTVDNNINGTHNLLAALVELDLDTHLVHLGTMGVYGYDGDGLELPEGYLDVTVAGPDGKTYPRSILYPTQPGSVYHLTKSLDQLLFQFYARNDGMRITDLHQGIVWGTQTEQTRLDPALINRFDYDGDYGTVLNRFLMQAVVGHPLTVHGTGGQTRAFINIQDTVRCVSLAVANPPARGDRVRILNQVAETHQVRGLAELVAEVTGAEVAFVDNPRKEAVENTLSVSNATFRSLGLEPILLRDALLAETLEIVDRYKDRYDAEAIPAKSLWTKNTRPGVVKKKIADAA; encoded by the coding sequence ATGACGAAAATTATCGTTCTGGGCGGTGACGGATTCTGTGGCTGGCCGACCGCGCTTCAGCTTTCCAGCGAAGGTCATGATGTGCTTATCGTCGACAACCTGTCGCGTCGCCGCATCGACGGGGAACTGGGCGTGCAGAGCCTCACGCCGATCGCCGACATGCCCGAGCGCATCGCCGCCTGGGAACGCGTGACGGGCAAGACGCTCGGCTTCGCCAATATCGACATCGCCCATGACTATGACGCGCTGCGCGACCTGCTGGCCGCCGAGCGGCCGCAGACCGTGGTGCATTTCGCCGAGCAGCGCGCGGCGCCCTATTCCATGCGCGACGCCGGACACAAGCGCTACACGGTCGACAACAATATCAACGGCACGCACAACCTGCTGGCGGCGCTGGTCGAGCTCGACCTCGACACGCATCTCGTCCATCTCGGGACGATGGGCGTCTATGGCTATGACGGCGACGGGCTGGAACTGCCCGAGGGCTATCTCGACGTGACCGTGGCCGGGCCGGACGGCAAAACCTACCCGCGGTCGATCCTCTACCCGACACAGCCGGGCAGCGTCTATCACCTCACCAAGTCGCTCGACCAGCTGCTGTTCCAGTTCTATGCACGCAATGATGGCATGCGGATCACCGACCTGCACCAGGGCATCGTCTGGGGTACGCAGACCGAGCAGACCCGGCTCGACCCGGCGCTGATCAACCGCTTCGACTATGACGGCGACTACGGCACTGTGCTCAACCGCTTCCTGATGCAGGCGGTGGTCGGCCACCCGCTTACCGTGCATGGCACGGGCGGGCAGACGCGTGCCTTCATCAATATCCAGGACACCGTGCGCTGCGTGTCGCTGGCCGTGGCCAACCCGCCGGCGCGGGGCGACCGCGTGCGTATTCTCAACCAGGTGGCGGAAACGCACCAGGTGCGTGGGCTCGCCGAACTCGTGGCCGAAGTCACCGGGGCGGAGGTCGCCTTCGTCGACAATCCGCGCAAGGAAGCCGTCGAGAACACGCTGAGCGTTTCGAATGCAACGTTCCGTTCGCTGGGCCTTGAGCCGATCCTGCTGCGCGATGCGCTGCTGGCGGAAACGCTCGAGATCGTCGACCGCTACAAGGACCGCTACGACGCCGAGGCAATCCCGGCCAAGTCGCTCTGGACGAAGAACACCCGTCCGGGCGTGGTCAAGAAGAAGATTGCGGACGCTGCGTGA
- a CDS encoding glycosyltransferase: MSLSSSSGTNEAITGAPTGHQFWSVDSAPARLTRPLPLWGAPVVLAVFLAMSTALLFAVNRVPALVEAFPNRDFVFSPYIGTHSIPLRIFIVSFYVAFSTMFGSTLWGKIRFFLELMLYYVLVVGALDAINIIGFRLTGFVYSLHVIEILSGLIGFFVFSAKLLDHGSMPARAEAPFSRRFKLVSLVRLTVAVIVSIAVAVGVDRLELPLVFDLRNVALLGGTGPGVFLFLPALFFVLYVDGTLQSLLRRKSAFAPPVTVIVPAHNEEHVIARTIAAIDASAAQYDGELTVTILNNASTDGTIAAAEAAIAAASHLTGRVLDVPTPGKAIALNRGIAETGTEFVIRIDADTQVQPQTIALAMRHFSRADVGVVGGMPIAPGDGPFDRARTLEVLLKHGYYQVAYGAFDGTIGVPGMFAAYRTALVRDVGGFVQGMNGEDTDVSLRIGELGNRVVSDPSVVYVSEVPKTYKHLREQRMRWFRSVYHVSARNRTYLDSWELSVRGKVVLPFMLLNSARRAMTVPLAMFGALHLLLAFDPTGTLTGQAVLAVMLGAPALMGAFAALANGRVGALIGLPEYVVFRLLRSYLTLESVLSIAAAPPRKSDR; this comes from the coding sequence ATGTCGCTTTCCTCGTCCAGCGGCACTAACGAGGCAATTACGGGCGCGCCCACCGGCCACCAGTTCTGGTCGGTGGACAGTGCGCCCGCGCGCCTGACGCGTCCCCTGCCCTTGTGGGGGGCGCCCGTCGTACTGGCGGTGTTCCTCGCCATGAGCACGGCGCTGCTGTTTGCGGTCAACCGGGTGCCGGCACTGGTCGAAGCGTTTCCCAACCGGGATTTCGTGTTCTCGCCCTATATCGGCACGCATTCGATCCCGCTGCGGATTTTCATCGTCTCGTTCTATGTGGCGTTCTCGACGATGTTCGGCTCGACGCTCTGGGGCAAGATCCGGTTCTTCCTTGAGCTGATGCTCTATTACGTGCTGGTGGTTGGGGCGCTCGATGCCATCAACATCATCGGGTTCCGGCTGACCGGCTTCGTCTATTCGCTGCACGTGATCGAGATCCTCTCGGGCCTCATCGGCTTCTTCGTGTTCTCGGCGAAACTGCTCGACCACGGCAGCATGCCGGCTCGGGCGGAGGCGCCGTTCAGCCGGCGGTTCAAGCTGGTGTCGCTGGTGCGGCTGACCGTGGCGGTGATCGTTTCGATCGCGGTGGCCGTCGGTGTCGACAGGCTGGAGCTGCCGCTGGTGTTCGACCTGCGCAACGTGGCGCTGCTCGGCGGCACGGGGCCGGGCGTGTTCCTGTTCCTGCCGGCGCTGTTCTTCGTGCTTTATGTCGATGGCACGCTGCAATCGCTGCTCCGCCGGAAGAGTGCCTTTGCGCCACCGGTGACGGTGATCGTGCCGGCGCACAACGAGGAGCATGTGATTGCCCGGACCATTGCGGCCATCGATGCTTCGGCGGCGCAGTATGATGGCGAGCTCACGGTCACCATCCTCAACAATGCCTCGACGGACGGCACGATTGCAGCGGCCGAAGCAGCGATCGCGGCGGCCAGCCATCTCACGGGCCGGGTGCTCGACGTGCCGACGCCGGGCAAGGCCATCGCGCTCAATCGCGGCATCGCGGAGACCGGGACCGAGTTCGTGATCCGCATCGATGCCGATACGCAGGTGCAGCCGCAGACCATCGCGCTGGCGATGCGGCATTTTTCGCGAGCCGATGTCGGCGTGGTCGGGGGCATGCCTATCGCGCCGGGCGACGGGCCGTTCGACCGGGCGCGCACGCTCGAAGTGCTGCTCAAGCACGGCTATTACCAGGTGGCCTATGGGGCGTTCGACGGGACCATCGGCGTGCCGGGCATGTTCGCGGCCTATCGCACGGCGCTGGTGCGCGATGTTGGCGGGTTCGTGCAGGGCATGAACGGCGAGGACACCGATGTGTCCCTGCGCATCGGAGAGCTGGGCAATCGCGTGGTTTCGGACCCGTCGGTGGTCTATGTCTCGGAAGTGCCCAAGACCTATAAACACCTGCGCGAGCAGCGCATGCGCTGGTTCCGCTCGGTCTATCACGTGTCGGCGCGCAACCGGACGTATCTCGACAGCTGGGAGCTTTCGGTGCGCGGTAAGGTGGTGCTGCCGTTCATGCTGCTCAATTCGGCTCGGCGGGCGATGACGGTGCCGCTGGCCATGTTCGGGGCATTGCACCTGCTGCTGGCGTTCGATCCGACAGGCACGCTCACCGGGCAGGCCGTGCTCGCGGTGATGCTGGGCGCTCCTGCCCTGATGGGCGCGTTCGCGGCCTTGGCCAATGGCCGGGTCGGCGCGCTGATCGGGCTGCCGGAATATGTCGTGTTTCGCCTGCTGCGCTCCTACCTGACGCTCGAATCCGTGCTGAGCATCGCGGCGGCGCCACCGCGCAAGAGCGATCGATAA
- the metH gene encoding methionine synthase: MTSHSDPQADSHLSDGKEILAALKQAASERILILDGAMGTMIQGLKLDEEGYRGERFKDWHKDVRGNNDLLNLTLPDAIRDIHLQYFLAGADIVESNTFSCTSIVMADYDMQEFAYELNVEGARLAREAAKIAEERDGRRRFVAGALGPTNKTASMSTDVNNPGHRGITFDAIVAAYGEAINGLIDGGADLLLFETITDTLNTKAGIFAAQRIFEERGITRPIMISGTITDLSGRTLSGQTPTAFWYSVRHANPFTIGLNCALGANAMRAHVAELSDVADTFICAYPNAGLPNEFGGYDEGPEFMARQIETFARDGLVNIIGGCCGTTPDHIRAFAEVVAKYPPRKVPVVERQLKLAGLEPFTLTKEIPFVNVGERTNVTGSARFRKLITAGDYAAALEVARDQVANGAQVIDINMDEGLIDSEKVMVEFLNLLAAEPDIARVPLMIDSSKFSVIEAGLKCVQGKALVNSISMKEGVESFIEHAKLVRAYGAAVVVMAFDEDGQADTYERKVEICTRAYKILTEEVGFPPEDIVFDPNIFAVATGIAEHNGYGAAFIEATRTIRETLPYAHISGGVSNLSFSFRGNEPVREAMHAVFLYYAIQAGMDMGIVNAGQLVVYESVDAELRDAIEDVIFNRREDATDRLLELAERFRGGGKSEGSQKDMTWRQKPVQERISHALVNGITEFIDADTEEARLAAARPLDVIEGPLMSGMNVVGDLFGSGKMFLPQVVKSARVMKQAVAHLLPYMEAEKLANGGEGGRRSAGKILMATVKGDVHDIGKNIVGVVLSCNNYEIIDLGVMVPTAKILETARAENVDVIGLSGLITPSLDEMVHVAAEMEREGFDIPLLIGGATTSRVHTAVKISPRYERGQTVYVNDASRAVGVVSSLLSPEQRGDYVTQVREEYVKVAARHAQSEAEKQRLPLAKARENAFRPDWAGYTPPKPSFLGTRVFETYDLNELAKYIDWTPFFQTWELKGRFPAILEDPDQGAAARQLWDDAQAMLKEVLQKNWFRPKAVIGFWPANAVGDDIRLFTDESRKQELATFYTLRQQLTKRDGRPNMALSDFVAPLDSGKPDYVGGFVVTAGLEENAIAERFERNNDDYSSILVKALADRFAEAFAEALHERVRKEFWGYAPHENFSGEELVHEPYDGIRPAPGYPAQPDHTEKTTLFNLLNAKQRIGVTLTESYAMWPGSSVSGIYMSHPESYYFGVAKVERDQVEDYSNRKGMAIREVERWLGPVLNYTPKSE; the protein is encoded by the coding sequence ATGACTTCTCATTCCGATCCCCAAGCCGATTCCCATCTTTCCGACGGGAAGGAAATCCTCGCTGCCCTCAAGCAGGCGGCGTCAGAACGCATCCTGATCCTGGATGGCGCCATGGGGACGATGATCCAGGGGCTCAAGCTCGACGAGGAAGGCTATCGCGGCGAGCGCTTCAAGGACTGGCACAAGGACGTGCGGGGCAATAACGACCTGCTCAACCTCACCCTGCCCGACGCGATCCGCGACATTCACCTGCAGTATTTCCTGGCAGGCGCCGACATCGTCGAGAGCAATACGTTTTCGTGCACGTCGATCGTCATGGCCGACTACGACATGCAGGAGTTCGCCTATGAGCTGAACGTCGAGGGCGCACGGCTGGCGCGCGAGGCGGCGAAGATCGCCGAGGAGCGCGATGGCCGCCGCCGGTTCGTGGCCGGCGCGCTCGGGCCGACGAACAAGACTGCCTCCATGTCCACGGACGTCAACAATCCGGGCCATCGCGGCATCACGTTCGACGCGATCGTGGCGGCCTATGGCGAGGCGATCAACGGCCTTATCGATGGTGGCGCCGACCTGCTGCTTTTCGAGACCATCACCGATACGCTCAATACCAAGGCCGGCATCTTCGCGGCGCAGCGCATCTTCGAGGAGCGCGGCATCACGCGCCCGATCATGATCTCGGGCACGATCACTGACCTTTCCGGGCGTACGCTTTCCGGCCAGACGCCTACGGCGTTCTGGTATTCGGTGCGGCACGCCAATCCCTTCACGATCGGCCTCAACTGTGCGCTAGGCGCCAATGCCATGCGGGCGCACGTCGCCGAGCTTTCGGACGTGGCCGACACCTTCATCTGCGCCTATCCCAATGCGGGCCTGCCCAACGAGTTCGGTGGCTATGACGAAGGCCCCGAATTCATGGCGCGGCAGATCGAGACGTTTGCGCGCGATGGACTGGTCAACATCATCGGCGGCTGCTGCGGCACGACGCCGGACCATATCCGCGCCTTTGCCGAGGTCGTGGCGAAGTATCCGCCGCGCAAGGTGCCGGTGGTCGAGCGGCAGCTCAAGCTTGCCGGCCTCGAGCCCTTCACGCTCACCAAGGAAATTCCGTTCGTCAACGTGGGCGAGCGCACCAACGTCACCGGCTCTGCCCGCTTCCGTAAGCTCATCACGGCCGGCGACTATGCCGCCGCGCTCGAAGTTGCGCGCGACCAGGTCGCCAACGGGGCGCAGGTGATCGACATCAACATGGACGAAGGCCTCATCGATTCCGAAAAGGTGATGGTCGAGTTCCTCAACCTGCTCGCGGCGGAACCGGACATCGCCCGCGTGCCGCTGATGATCGACTCCTCCAAGTTTTCGGTGATCGAGGCCGGCCTCAAGTGCGTGCAGGGTAAGGCCCTGGTCAACTCGATCTCGATGAAGGAAGGCGTGGAGTCGTTCATTGAACACGCCAAGCTCGTGCGTGCCTATGGCGCGGCGGTGGTGGTGATGGCGTTCGACGAGGACGGCCAGGCCGATACCTATGAGCGCAAGGTCGAAATCTGTACGCGGGCCTACAAGATCCTCACCGAGGAAGTCGGCTTCCCGCCCGAAGACATCGTGTTCGACCCCAATATCTTTGCGGTGGCGACGGGTATTGCCGAGCATAACGGCTATGGCGCCGCCTTCATCGAGGCGACGCGCACCATTCGCGAGACCCTGCCCTATGCCCATATTTCGGGCGGCGTCTCGAACCTGTCGTTCTCATTCCGCGGCAATGAGCCGGTGCGCGAGGCGATGCATGCCGTGTTCCTCTACTATGCCATCCAGGCCGGCATGGACATGGGCATCGTCAACGCGGGTCAGCTGGTGGTCTATGAATCCGTCGACGCGGAACTGCGCGATGCGATCGAGGACGTGATCTTCAACCGTCGCGAGGATGCGACCGACCGCCTGCTCGAACTGGCCGAACGCTTCCGCGGCGGCGGCAAGAGCGAAGGCAGCCAGAAGGACATGACCTGGCGGCAAAAGCCGGTGCAGGAGCGTATCTCGCACGCGCTGGTCAATGGCATTACCGAGTTCATCGATGCCGACACCGAAGAGGCTCGCCTGGCGGCAGCCCGGCCGCTCGACGTGATCGAGGGCCCGCTGATGAGCGGGATGAATGTGGTGGGCGACCTCTTCGGCTCGGGCAAGATGTTCCTGCCGCAGGTGGTGAAGTCGGCCCGCGTGATGAAGCAGGCCGTGGCCCATCTCCTGCCCTACATGGAGGCTGAAAAGCTCGCCAATGGCGGCGAAGGCGGCCGCCGCAGCGCCGGCAAGATCCTGATGGCGACCGTCAAGGGCGACGTGCACGATATCGGCAAGAACATCGTGGGCGTCGTGCTCTCGTGCAACAATTACGAGATCATCGATCTGGGCGTCATGGTGCCGACGGCCAAGATCCTCGAGACCGCTCGCGCCGAGAATGTGGACGTGATCGGGCTTTCCGGGCTCATCACGCCGTCGCTCGACGAGATGGTGCACGTCGCGGCCGAAATGGAGCGCGAAGGGTTCGACATTCCGCTGCTGATCGGCGGTGCGACGACGAGCCGGGTGCACACGGCAGTCAAGATCAGCCCGCGCTACGAGCGTGGCCAGACGGTCTATGTCAACGATGCGAGCCGTGCCGTCGGCGTGGTTTCGAGCCTGCTCTCGCCGGAGCAGCGGGGTGACTATGTCACTCAGGTGCGCGAGGAATACGTCAAGGTTGCCGCACGTCATGCGCAGAGCGAGGCCGAAAAGCAGCGCCTGCCGCTGGCAAAGGCGCGTGAAAACGCGTTCCGCCCCGATTGGGCCGGCTATACGCCGCCCAAGCCGAGCTTCCTGGGCACCAGGGTTTTCGAGACCTACGACCTCAACGAGCTGGCCAAGTACATCGACTGGACGCCGTTCTTCCAGACCTGGGAGCTCAAGGGCCGCTTCCCGGCGATCCTGGAGGACCCCGATCAGGGCGCGGCCGCGCGGCAATTGTGGGACGACGCACAGGCCATGCTCAAGGAGGTGCTGCAGAAGAACTGGTTCCGGCCCAAGGCCGTTATCGGCTTCTGGCCGGCCAATGCGGTGGGCGACGACATTCGCCTCTTCACCGACGAGAGCCGCAAGCAGGAGCTGGCGACGTTCTACACGCTGCGCCAGCAGCTCACCAAACGCGATGGCCGCCCGAACATGGCGCTCTCCGACTTCGTGGCGCCGCTCGATAGCGGCAAGCCCGATTATGTCGGCGGGTTCGTGGTGACGGCGGGGCTCGAGGAAAACGCGATCGCCGAACGCTTCGAGCGGAACAACGACGATTATTCCTCGATCCTGGTGAAGGCGCTGGCCGACCGCTTCGCCGAGGCCTTTGCCGAGGCGTTGCATGAGCGCGTGCGCAAGGAATTCTGGGGCTATGCGCCCCATGAGAATTTCTCGGGCGAGGAACTGGTACACGAGCCCTATGACGGCATCCGCCCGGCGCCGGGCTATCCGGCCCAGCCTGACCACACGGAGAAGACGACGCTCTTCAACCTGCTCAATGCCAAGCAGCGCATCGGCGTGACGCTGACGGAGAGCTATGCGATGTGGCCCGGCTCGTCGGTCTCGGGCATCTACATGTCGCATCCGGAAAGCTATTACTTCGGCGTGGCCAAGGTGGAGCGTGACCAGGTCGAGGATTATTCCAATCGCAAGGGCATGGCGATCCGCGAGGTCGAGCGGTGGCTCGGCCCGGTCCTCAACTACACGCCCAAGTCCGAGTAG